A genome region from Sphingobium sp. CR2-8 includes the following:
- the mnmA gene encoding tRNA 2-thiouridine(34) synthase MnmA translates to MQPQFQLPQPLDARRIVVAMSGGVDSSVVAALAAKTGAEVIGVTLQLYDHGAAVGRTGSCCAGQDIRDARAVADRIGIAHYVFDYETAFRESVIADFADEYMAGRTPIPCVKCNMGVKFTDLFQIARDLGADCLATGHYVQRVEGPNGAELHRAADPARDQSYFLFATTQAQLDYLRFPLGGLPKPQVREIAAELGLSVALKPDSQDICFVPDGDYAKIVRKLRPDADEGGDIVHIDGRVLGRHKGMIHFTVGQRKGLDIGGQPDPLYVVRLDAAGKRVIVGPKAALAVSGAVLSDINWLGGDFTGPLTAKVRSMAKPVPARLEGDRLLFDAPEYGVAPGQAAVLYAGERILGGGWIASTQAAMAEAA, encoded by the coding sequence ATGCAGCCTCAGTTTCAGCTTCCGCAGCCGCTTGACGCGCGGCGCATCGTCGTCGCCATGTCCGGCGGCGTGGATTCCAGCGTGGTCGCGGCGCTCGCGGCCAAAACCGGCGCCGAGGTCATCGGCGTCACGCTCCAGCTTTACGATCATGGCGCAGCGGTGGGCCGCACCGGCAGCTGCTGCGCGGGCCAGGATATTCGCGATGCACGCGCGGTCGCCGACCGCATCGGCATCGCCCATTATGTCTTCGATTATGAAACCGCCTTTCGCGAATCGGTGATCGCCGACTTCGCCGATGAATATATGGCCGGGCGCACCCCCATCCCGTGCGTGAAGTGCAATATGGGCGTGAAGTTCACCGACCTGTTCCAGATCGCGCGCGACCTCGGCGCCGATTGCCTCGCCACCGGCCATTATGTGCAGCGGGTCGAGGGGCCGAATGGCGCGGAACTGCACCGCGCCGCCGATCCGGCGCGCGACCAGAGCTATTTCCTCTTTGCTACCACACAGGCGCAACTCGACTATCTGCGTTTCCCTTTAGGTGGCCTGCCCAAGCCGCAGGTGCGCGAGATCGCGGCGGAACTCGGCCTCTCGGTCGCGCTCAAGCCCGACAGCCAGGACATCTGCTTCGTTCCCGATGGCGATTATGCGAAGATCGTGCGCAAGCTGCGTCCCGACGCGGACGAGGGCGGCGACATCGTCCATATCGATGGCCGCGTGCTGGGTCGGCACAAGGGGATGATCCATTTCACCGTGGGCCAGCGCAAGGGGCTGGATATCGGCGGCCAGCCCGATCCGCTCTATGTCGTGCGTCTGGACGCGGCGGGCAAGCGCGTGATCGTGGGACCGAAAGCGGCGCTCGCGGTGTCGGGGGCGGTGCTGAGCGACATCAACTGGCTGGGCGGCGACTTTACCGGGCCGTTGACGGCCAAGGTGCGGTCGATGGCCAAGCCGGTGCCCGCCCGACTGGAAGGCGACCGTCTGCTGTTCGACGCGCCGGAATATGGCGTCGCGCCGGGGCAGGCGGCGGTGTTGTATGCAGGCGAGCGCATCCTGGGCGGCGGCTGGATCGCCAGCACGCAAGCGGCGATGGCGGAAGCGGCTTGA